In one window of Rathayibacter caricis DSM 15933 DNA:
- the mraZ gene encoding division/cell wall cluster transcriptional repressor MraZ, translating into MFLGTYSPKLDEKGRVILPAKFRDELSSGVVVTRGQERCLYVFSQSEFETMHEKIRQAPVTSKQARDFLRVFLSGASAETPDKQNRVTLPAPLRAYAGLDRDLTVIGAGNRAEIWAQDAWDAYLTEQESVFSDTQEEVIPGLF; encoded by the coding sequence GTGTTCCTCGGCACCTATTCCCCCAAGCTCGACGAGAAGGGCCGCGTGATCCTCCCCGCCAAGTTCCGCGACGAGCTCTCCTCCGGAGTCGTCGTCACGCGCGGTCAGGAGCGGTGCCTCTACGTCTTCAGCCAGAGCGAGTTCGAGACGATGCACGAGAAGATCCGCCAGGCGCCGGTCACCAGCAAGCAGGCCCGCGACTTCCTCCGCGTGTTCCTCTCGGGCGCGAGCGCCGAGACGCCCGACAAGCAGAACCGCGTCACGCTGCCGGCGCCGCTGCGCGCCTACGCGGGCCTGGACCGCGACCTCACCGTCATCGGCGCGGGCAACCGTGCCGAGATCTGGGCGCAGGACGCCTGGGACGCGTACCTGACCGAGCAGGAGTCCGTCTTCTCCGACACCCAGGAGGAGGTGATCCCCGGACTGTTCTAG
- a CDS encoding DUF3040 domain-containing protein: MPLSEHEQRLLDEMERNLYQNDADFVAAVSKGRGGTNYRALVLGILLSLLGLAILVTGVIVQVPLVGVGGFAVMLAGVVVAMRPAAGGVEEPGLPGAARPAKPRSTGARPNSTFMDRLNDRWDNRGDGRG; this comes from the coding sequence ATGCCGCTTTCCGAGCACGAGCAACGGCTCCTCGACGAGATGGAGCGCAACCTCTATCAGAACGATGCCGATTTCGTGGCGGCGGTCAGCAAGGGGCGCGGCGGCACCAACTACCGGGCACTCGTGCTCGGCATCCTCCTCTCGCTCCTCGGACTCGCGATCCTCGTGACCGGCGTCATCGTCCAGGTCCCGCTCGTCGGCGTCGGCGGCTTCGCCGTCATGCTCGCCGGAGTCGTCGTGGCCATGCGCCCGGCCGCCGGGGGAGTCGAGGAGCCCGGACTGCCCGGCGCGGCCCGTCCCGCGAAGCCCCGGTCCACCGGAGCGCGTCCGAACTCCACCTTCATGGATCGTCTGAACGATCGATGGGACAACCGCGGCGACGGTCGCGGCTGA